From one Bombus affinis isolate iyBomAffi1 chromosome 9, iyBomAffi1.2, whole genome shotgun sequence genomic stretch:
- the LOC126920349 gene encoding uncharacterized protein LOC126920349 isoform X6 — MELLQRTNDRFREGVPVRVVRVESLTTMWVRLAGCPKITQTLNLEMMEHPMEHLPKAKSLRAGMLVAVLADFKDASAWERAILLQRTMTGYIVFLIDWGLESEQCLDSIRLLPRNLAKMAPWARKIVLPGVREQPKQGKRHRVAQCTMLRRTGSLINIDPSPGEAITARLLLDREPGESPRDMAAYWLELGYLDPQ; from the exons ATGGAACTTTTACAACGTACGAACGATCGGTTTCGAGAAGGAGTTCCTGTTCGAGTGGTTCGAGTCGAATCACTTACCACCATGTGGGTCCGTTTGGCTGGATGTCCAAAGATAACCCAAACACTGAATTTAGAGATGATGGAACATCCCATGGAGCACTTGCCCAAGGCGAAAAGTTTGAGAGCAGGCATGCTCGTCGCCGTGCTAGCAGATTTCAAAGACGCTAGCGCTTGGGAAAGAGCCATTCTCTTGCAACGGACCATGACTGGTTACATCGTTTTTCTAATCGATTGGGGATTAGAAAGCGAGCAATGTCTCGATTCAATACGGTTGTTGCCACGAAATTTGGCAAAAATGGCACCCTGGGCGAGAAAAATCGTCCTGCCAG GTGTACGAGAGCAACCGAAACAAGGGAAGAGACATCGAGTGGCCCAATGTACCATGTTGAGGCGAACGGGGAGTCTAATCAACATCGATCCTTCTCCAGGAGAAGCAATAACGGCAAGGTTGCTGCTGGATCGAGAGCCGGGTGAATCCCCAAGAGATATGGCAGCATACTGGCTGGAGTTGGGTTACCTCGATCCCCAATAA